A DNA window from Enterobacter asburiae contains the following coding sequences:
- the sdhB gene encoding succinate dehydrogenase iron-sulfur subunit SdhB — MKLEFSVYRYNPDVDDAPRMQDYTLEAEEGRDMMLLDALIQLKEKDPTLSFRRSCREGVCGSDGVNMNGKNGLACITPISALQRPGQKIVIRPLPGLPVVRDLVVDMGQFYAQYEKIKPYLLNNGQNPPAREHLQSPEQREKLDGLYECILCACCSTSCPSFWWNPDKFIGPAGLLAAYRFLIDSRDTETDSRLEGLSDAFSVFRCHSIMNCVSVCPKGLNPTRAIGHIKSMLLQRSA, encoded by the coding sequence ATGAAACTCGAATTCTCAGTTTATCGTTATAACCCGGATGTTGATGACGCTCCGCGTATGCAGGACTACACCCTGGAAGCGGAAGAAGGTCGCGACATGATGCTGCTGGATGCGTTAATCCAGCTGAAAGAAAAAGATCCTACGCTGTCGTTCCGCCGCTCCTGCCGTGAAGGGGTTTGTGGCTCTGACGGTGTGAACATGAACGGCAAAAATGGCCTGGCCTGCATCACGCCAATTTCAGCGCTGCAGCGTCCTGGTCAGAAAATTGTTATCCGTCCTCTGCCAGGCCTGCCGGTCGTGCGTGATTTGGTGGTAGACATGGGGCAATTCTATGCACAATATGAGAAGATTAAGCCTTACTTATTGAATAATGGGCAAAATCCACCCGCTCGCGAGCACTTACAGTCTCCTGAGCAGCGTGAAAAACTCGATGGGTTGTACGAGTGTATTCTCTGCGCATGCTGTTCAACGTCCTGCCCATCGTTCTGGTGGAACCCGGACAAGTTTATCGGCCCGGCCGGTCTGCTGGCTGCCTATCGCTTCCTGATCGATAGCCGCGACACCGAAACCGACAGCCGTCTGGAAGGGCTGAGTGACGCTTTCAGCGTATTCCGCTGCCATAGCATCATGAACTGCGTCAGTGTGTGTCCGAAGGGGCTGAACCCGACGCGCGCCATCGGCCATATTAAGTCGATGCTGTTGCAGCGCAGTGCGTAA
- the sdhA gene encoding succinate dehydrogenase flavoprotein subunit, whose amino-acid sequence MKLPVREFDAVVIGAGGAGMRAALQISQSGQTCALLSKVFPTRSHTVSAQGGITVALGNSHEDNWEWHMYDTVKGSDYIGDQDAIEYMCKTGPEAILELDHMGLPFSRLENGTIYQRPFGGQSKNFGGEQAARTAAAADRTGHALLHTLYQQNLKNHTTIFSEWYALDLVKNADGAIVGCTALCIETGEVVYFKARATVLATGGAGRIYQSTTNAHINTGDGVGMAIRAGVPVQDMEMWQFHPTGIAGAGVLVTEGCRGEGGYLLNKHGERFMERYAPNAKDLAGRDVVARSIMIEIREGRGCDGPWGPHAKLKLDHLGKEVLESRLPGILELSRTFAHVDPVKEPIPVIPTCHYMMGGIPTKVTGQALTVNEQGEDVVIPGLFAVGEIACVSVHGANRLGGNSLLDLVVFGRAVGLHLQESIAEQGALRDATDDEIDASLERLNRWNGNRNGEDPVEIRKALQECMQHNFSVFREGDAMAKGLEQLKAIRERLKNARLDDTSSEFNTQRVECLELDNLMETAFATAMSANFRTESRGAHSRFDFPDRDDENWLCHSLYLPESESMTRRSVNMEPKLRPAFPPKIRTY is encoded by the coding sequence ATGAAACTGCCAGTCAGAGAATTTGATGCTGTTGTAATTGGTGCCGGTGGCGCAGGTATGCGTGCCGCACTGCAAATTTCCCAGAGCGGCCAGACCTGTGCGCTGCTCTCTAAAGTTTTCCCGACCCGTTCCCACACTGTGTCTGCGCAGGGCGGTATCACCGTTGCGCTGGGCAACTCCCATGAAGATAACTGGGAATGGCACATGTACGACACGGTAAAAGGTTCCGACTACATCGGCGACCAGGATGCCATCGAATATATGTGTAAAACCGGCCCGGAAGCGATTCTGGAGCTGGACCACATGGGTCTGCCGTTCTCCCGTCTGGAAAATGGCACCATCTATCAGCGTCCGTTTGGCGGCCAGTCGAAAAACTTCGGCGGCGAGCAGGCGGCACGCACCGCGGCGGCGGCTGACCGTACCGGTCACGCACTGCTGCACACCCTGTATCAGCAGAACCTGAAAAACCACACCACCATCTTCTCCGAGTGGTACGCGCTGGATCTGGTGAAAAACGCCGATGGCGCAATCGTCGGCTGTACCGCGCTGTGCATCGAAACCGGTGAAGTGGTTTACTTCAAAGCTCGTGCTACCGTGCTGGCTACCGGCGGCGCAGGCCGTATCTATCAGTCCACCACCAACGCCCACATCAACACCGGTGACGGTGTCGGCATGGCTATCCGCGCGGGCGTGCCGGTGCAGGATATGGAGATGTGGCAGTTCCACCCAACCGGTATCGCCGGTGCGGGCGTTCTGGTAACAGAAGGCTGCCGCGGTGAAGGTGGCTACCTGCTGAACAAACACGGCGAGCGCTTCATGGAGCGTTATGCCCCGAATGCGAAAGACCTGGCGGGTCGTGACGTGGTGGCGCGTTCCATCATGATCGAAATCCGTGAAGGTCGCGGCTGTGACGGCCCATGGGGTCCACACGCCAAGCTGAAGCTCGACCATCTGGGTAAAGAAGTTCTGGAGTCCCGTCTGCCGGGCATCCTGGAACTGTCCCGCACCTTCGCACACGTCGACCCGGTGAAAGAGCCGATTCCGGTTATCCCAACCTGCCACTATATGATGGGCGGTATTCCGACCAAAGTGACCGGTCAGGCGCTGACCGTAAACGAGCAGGGCGAAGACGTGGTCATTCCTGGCCTGTTCGCGGTAGGCGAAATTGCCTGCGTATCCGTACACGGTGCAAACCGTCTGGGCGGCAACTCTCTGCTGGACCTGGTGGTGTTTGGTCGTGCAGTCGGTCTGCATCTGCAGGAATCCATTGCCGAGCAGGGCGCGCTGCGTGACGCGACCGACGACGAAATTGATGCCTCTCTTGAGCGCCTCAACCGCTGGAACGGTAACCGTAACGGCGAAGATCCGGTGGAAATCCGTAAAGCGCTGCAGGAATGCATGCAGCACAACTTCTCGGTATTCCGCGAAGGCGACGCGATGGCCAAAGGTCTTGAGCAGCTGAAAGCGATCCGCGAGCGTCTGAAAAATGCCCGTCTGGACGACACCTCCAGCGAATTCAACACCCAGCGCGTTGAGTGCCTGGAGCTGGATAACCTGATGGAAACCGCGTTCGCGACGGCGATGTCGGCAAACTTCCGTACCGAAAGCCGTGGCGCGCATAGCCGCTTCGACTTCCCGGATCGTGATGACGAAAACTGGCTGTGCCATTCCCTGTATCTGCCAGAGTCGGAATCCATGACGCGTCGTAGCGTCAACATGGAACCGAAACTGCGTCCGGCGTTCCCGCCGAAGATTCGTACTTACTAA
- the sdhD gene encoding succinate dehydrogenase membrane anchor subunit: protein MVSNASALGRNGVHDFILVRATAIVLTLYIIYMIGFFATSGTLTWEIWSGFFGSAFTKVFTLLALFSILIHAWIGMWQVLTDYVKPLAIRLPLQLAIVVALVVYVIYGFVVVWGV from the coding sequence ATGGTAAGCAACGCCTCCGCATTAGGACGCAACGGCGTACATGACTTCATTCTGGTCCGTGCTACCGCCATCGTTCTCACTCTTTACATCATCTATATGATCGGTTTCTTCGCGACCAGCGGCACGCTGACGTGGGAAATCTGGAGTGGGTTCTTCGGATCCGCCTTCACCAAAGTGTTCACCCTGCTGGCTCTGTTCTCCATCCTTATTCATGCCTGGATTGGTATGTGGCAGGTGTTGACCGATTACGTTAAACCGCTGGCGATTCGCCTCCCACTGCAGCTGGCCATTGTTGTTGCACTGGTGGTTTACGTTATTTATGGATTCGTTGTGGTGTGGGGTGTGTAA
- the sdhC gene encoding succinate dehydrogenase cytochrome b556 subunit produces MWALFMIRNVKKQRPVNLDLKTIRFPVTAIASILHRVSGVITFVAVGILLWLLGTSLSSPEGFLQASAIMNSFFVKFIMWGILTALAYHVVVGVRHMLMDFGYLEETFEAGKRSANISFVITVVLSLLAGVLVW; encoded by the coding sequence ATGTGGGCGTTATTCATGATAAGAAATGTGAAAAAACAAAGACCTGTCAATCTGGATCTCAAAACGATCCGGTTCCCTGTAACAGCAATAGCGTCCATTCTGCACCGTGTTTCTGGTGTGATTACGTTTGTGGCGGTCGGTATTTTGCTGTGGTTACTGGGCACCAGCCTCTCTTCCCCTGAAGGATTCCTCCAGGCCTCCGCCATCATGAACAGCTTCTTCGTGAAATTCATCATGTGGGGCATTCTGACCGCGCTGGCGTACCACGTTGTCGTCGGTGTTCGCCATATGCTGATGGACTTTGGCTACCTGGAAGAGACTTTCGAAGCCGGGAAACGCTCCGCTAACATTTCATTTGTGATTACTGTCGTGCTTTCACTTCTCGCAGGAGTTCTCGTATGGTAA